Below is a window of Maribacter dokdonensis DSW-8 DNA.
TCTCAATGGATAAACAGAATTGGCGAGCCAATATCATCTTTCTGGGGGTATGTTGTTGATACGGATTTATACGATGATACACAGTTTAGAACTACTTATGTAGATAATCCTTGGAATAGAATTAACGGTCAGGCAGATGATACGATCGTTAAGGATTTAAATGGTGACGGTATCATTACAGAAGAAGATAAAACCATTTTAGGTGATCCATACCCAGATTTAGTGTACAGTTTTACTAATGAGTTTCAGATGGGGAATTTTGACTTCTCATTCATGGTACAAGGTAGCTTAGGTGCTCAAGTGAATAATATTGGTGATCAATATTTCTATAACTGGTTTGGTAATAGAACACGTAGTGGAGGAGAGGCGCAAGCAGTTGCTGACGGTTTAGTACCACATACATCTTTTATTCAAGAAAAGGTATTGACCAGTGAAGTTATAGCAAATGCAGATTATTTTTCTTTAAGAAATATAAATCTTGGATACAATTTCCCTGACGATGTAACATCTAAAATTGGTATTGGAGGTCTAAGAGTTTATGCAACTGCTCAGAATTTAGTGTATATCACTGCAGATGACTATCATGGTTTTAACCCTGAGCATGTAGATGGTTCTAACCCAAGGGCTTATGGTTCTCAAAGAGCTGGTACGCCAATATTTAGAACATTGACATTGGGTCTTAACATTGATTTTTAATTTTTAAAAGATACTTATTATGAAACATATAAAATATATAGTCTTTATGATCACAGGGGTGATATTCCATTCCTGTAGTGATGATTTTTTGAACCCTTTGCCAGAAACGGCAGTTGCGGTTGAGTCATTCTTTCAATCAGATGCAGATGTTTTAGCCGGTGTAATAGGCATTTATGATGCATTACAAGGTGTAAATGAAAATACGACCACAAATATTGGAGATGCCAATAGAGGGGTTCAGTTTGAGCACTTATTAACAGAGCATAGAACTGATAACACTCGTAACGCCACATTAGAAGGGTCTAAATCAGATTTTCACAGATATGTGGTAAATGCCAATAACGTAGAATCTGAAGATTACTATCAATCTATGTATGAGGTAATATTTAGGGCAAATAATATTTTAACCTTTATAGATGTTGCAGATGTGGAAAATCAAGCTAAATATGCTGCCGAGGCAAAATTTCTAAGAGCTTATGCATATTTTAACTTAGTTAGGTTGTATAGTGACGTTCCTTTGGTAACAGAAGTTGTTGGTCCAACTGATAATGAAGCTTTGTTTACCCGAATTCCTGAAGCACAGATTTATGCTCAAATAGTTGAGGATTTACAAGAAGCTGTGAACGTTTTGGATAATTCAGCTAAGGCAAGAGCTTCTAAAGCGGCGGCACAAGGTATTCTGGCTAAAGTTTATATGACTCAGCCAAACAAAAATTATTCTGGTGCTAGTCAACTTTGTGAAGCAATAATCAATAGTGGTAATTTTTCTTTGGAAAGTAACTATTCAGATGTTTTTTATGACGAGTTGAACGATGAAATTATTTTTGCGGTACAATATGTAGCTGGTAACAGTGCGGAGAGTCAAAGTTTTTCATCAGAATTCACTTCAACTTTCCGTCAAGGAAGAGAAGATGGGCAGAATATTGTGAATGATAATTTAGTAGCTGATTTCGTTGCCTATGGAGGTAACAGAACAGAGGTTTCTTATGTAACATTCAATACAACTTCAGAAGTTGCAAAATTTCTACCTGAAGGTACAGATCTTAGTGTAACACCGCCAGATTATGGTTTAAGTGCAAGAGATGCAGGTAACGATTATATAGCATTGAGATATGCTGATGTATTATTAATGCATGTAGAAGCGGCAATAGGTGATGGTACTAGTACAACTGATATTGGCGCTTTGGAATCTTTTCAAAAAATCAGGGATAGAGCTTTTCCTGATACAGCTCCAAACACTGTTTCAAGTGTTTCAAAAACAGAACTTTTAAGAGAAAGACGTGTTGAATTGGCATTTGAAAACCAACGTTGGTTCGATTTACTTAGGTTCGGTGTAGCTGATCAAGTATTGAGTGCACATGCTGAGGAAATGGGATACGTTTTTTCTTCTAGAGCTTTATTGCTGCCAATTCCTGCAAGGGAAATAAATATTAGTGGTGGTTTATTAACACAAAATCCAGGATATTAATATAAAAACTATGAGACAGAAAGTAAATATATTTAGTAAGACAAAACTATTGCTTATGGCTATAGTTTCGGCTGGCATGGTAGCTAGTTGTGTAAATGATGAACTTTTTAGGGATGATTTACCAGATACTAATTCAAAGGTAGACACGGTATTTCCAGCGGCTAATTTTTCTTATGCAGCTTCCTCAGATGATTTTAGGATCATCAATTTTACCAACCTAGCTACAGAAGCTACTGTTTTTGAATGGGATTTTGGTAATGGAAACACTTCAACGGAGCAGGATCCAACATTTACTTTTGACGGTGAAGGTACATATCCTGTAACGTTAACCGCAATAGACGGTAATGGTGTTACTGGTTCTACTACTATAGAGGTAATGGTTGTAGAAGGACCCTTTCAACCTATTATTCTTGAAGCTGGCTTTGAAGATGATACCTTGCCAGAAGGAGGGGGAGACGGTCGAGATTCTTGGAGAAATAGTGATTTGGGTGGTGTAATACAAATTACAGGTAGTCCGGTTACTTTTGGGGATCAAGGAGCAAAATTACCGGTACCGGCAGGTGATCGTGTAGGTTATCAGGAAATTACTGTAGAGCCAGATACTAATTATGATTTAAGTTTTTGGTATACTATGTTAAGTGGATCTTCTGATCCTTCATTAACTGTTGCTGTATTGGGTGTTACGGAGAATGGACCTTTTGCAAATAAAGAAGAGGCAAATGATGCAATTATAGCATCTGTAACCGTAACGGACGATTCTGAACCAGATGTTTATGTACAGCAAAAACTTTCGTTCAACTCAGGAATAAATAATACTGTTGCAATTTACTTTACAAACGGAGAAGTTGAGGCTAGACTTGATGATTTTACAATAGAAGTTGGAATACCAGGAGCTGTACCACCATCTGCAGGATTTGATATAGCACAGAGCGAAACAAACTTCTTAGAGTATACTTTTACGAACTCTTCTGTTAACGCTTCTACTTACGAGTGGGATTTTGGAGATGGTAATACTTCAACAGATGAGTCTCCTACACATGTATATGAAACTGCTGCAGATTATGTTGTGACATTAAATGCTACCAATGATTCTGGTTTATCAACGGAGTTGACTAAAAACATTACCATTTTGGCACCGGTATCAGCAGCCTTTTCTTTCGAAGTAGATGCAGATGATTATAGAACATATTCGTTTACCGATGAATCTGTGGATGCGGTAATGCTTTTATGGGAGTTTGGAGATGGTTACCAATTTACGGGTATGAATCCTACTCACACTTATGAAGAAGATGGTATATATGTAGTTACTTTAACAGCATATAGTCAAACAGGAAATACTTCCGAAGCAACGGAACAGATAACGATTTCAGATGGTTTTATTGTTGAGGTTGTAAACGGTGATTTCTCTGATGGTTCTTCTAGTTGGAAGCCATCTAGTTTTGATGGCAGTAATTCAAATGCCTTTAATACAAGTTCAGACGGAGATTCATTTGACTATACGGGAGCGGATACAGGTTCTAAAACACCTGGTGCAAAGTATACAAGTAGTACTACAATGGTAGGGCCACTTGAAAGTTTGTCAAGAACATCTTCTTCTAGAGCTGCATATCAAGAAATTACCGTAGAACCTAATAAAGAATATACGATAGAGTTTAGCGCAGCTATTACAAATAGTGGTGACGCTGTTTATGTAGAGATATTAGATGGTTGGTTTGATGGCGATGGCGCTGCTGCCTTTGCTAGTTCAACAGGAGCGGGTCCTTTAGGAAGAGCTGTAGTTGATGTTGCTAATGGTAAGGGTAACTTTACAATGGGTACCGATACATTTACTTCTAATGCAAGTGGACAGGTGACTATTTGGATGTATTCTTTGACCACTGCAGATGCATGGGTTGATAATATTAAGGTTTATGAAGCACCATAATTTATTTGATTCTAATGTATAGGATATCACATCTTTTGATATTATCATTAATGTTTCTCTCTGTAGAGGCTACCTCCCAAACTATGGGGGGTGACCTCACAGAGTCAGAAACAAAAACGGAGAAACGTAGTAAAAAAAAGAAAAGGAAAAAAACCAAACTTCCAGACATAGATTTATCACATTGGAAGGTTACAATTCCAGAGGGTTCTGGCAAGGGAGGTGCTATTAGTGTTGAACCTCCAGAAATTCTGGACTATGCAAATAATGATATCTTAAAACCATATATGTTTAATGATTCCACTAAAGGGGCGTTAACATTTTATGCATATCCTACTTCGGCTACTACGGCAAACACCAAGTATTCTAGGTCAGAACTTAGAGAACAAATGGTGCCCGGTGATGACAATGTAAACTGGACGTTTAAAAAAGGAGGAAGCTTAAAGGCAAAACTTTCGGTCGATGAAGTGTCAAGAGATAAAAATGGAAAGTACCACAAGGTTATCATTTTACAGATTCATGGTAGGTTAACCAATGAGCAAAAAGAACTAATAGGGCAAAAAGATAATAATGCCCCACCAGTTTTGAAAATTTATTGGCAGAACGGCAAAATAAGGGTAAAGACGAAAAAGCTAAAATTTGCTGATGTTAATTCAGTTGGAATATTACATGAAGAAGCTTGGACAGATGATGAAGGATTTAATTTTGAACAAGAGGTAGGCTTTGGAAAGTTTCAAATTGAAGTAAAAGTAACAGATGGTAAAATGGTAGTTTCATTGAATAATACTGAGTTTGCTGTTTATGATGATTTTAATATGAAGCGTTGGGGAGTATTTGAGAACTATTTTAAAGCAGGTAATTACTTTCAAAGTAGAGATGAAGGTTCTTTTGCTAAAGTTAGCTTCTATGATTTAGAAGTAAAACATTAATATGTATAAATGAAATTAAGGAATAGTCTAGTGATTACGAAGCATTTTGCAATTAGCTGTCTTTTCATGTCTTGGTTGTCACTTTGTTTTTTGAGTTGTGATAGTTCTTCAGATGAAATTGAAAGTGAAGTAGAGCAAGAGGTAATTGAAGAGGAAGAGATTATTGAGGATGAACAAGAAGTTGAAGAAGAAATAGAGGAAGTGAAAGTAGAAGGAGTGGACTATTTTTTGCCTAATATTGATTTGGAAAATTGGAAGGTGACATTGCCTATTGGTAGTCCAGATGAGGTAAATCCACCAGAAATAATAGATTATGCTACTGATGAAAGGTTATTGCCGTTCATGTATAATGATTCTACAGATGGCGCTTTGGTTTTTTATACATCACCTGGATCATCAACAGCAAACTCTTCTTATTCAAGAACGGAGTTGAGAGAGCAAATAGTTCCGGGTAGTAATAGTACAAATTGGACTTTTGCACAGGGCGGACGTATGAAAGGTACATTGTCTGTGCCTGAAATATCTGTAGATGATGGCGGAGATTTTCATAGAACATTGGTTATGCAAATTCATGGTAGATTAACTAATGAGCAAAGAGATTTAATAGGCGAGAATGATAATAATGCACCGCCGATGTTGAAGATATATTGGCAGAAAGAAAGGGTTAGGGTGCTTACTAAAAAGCTTAAGGATGTTAATGCCACTGACGAGGAAATACTACATACTGATGCTTGGGAGGATAATGAAAGTCATACATTTTCAGAAGTTGTAGGTAATGATAAGTTTACTTTAGAAGTTGTAGTTTCAGAAGGAAGAATGGAAATTGTATTGAATGATTCTGAATCTGTTGTCTATAACGACATTCATATTGAAAAATGGGGTGTATTTGAAAACTATTTTAAAGCTGGTAATTATTTACAGACCATAGAAAACAATGCATTTGCGTACGTAAAATATTATGAATTAGAGGTTGTGCATTAATCTTAAAAGAAAAATATACCTAGTATAACAAAGAAAGTTGTTTGAGTTAGATTTGTTGAAATGAATTTACTGGCCTGTTTTAGGCCAGTAAATTTTAAATTAAACTAGTAGTTGTTCATTGTATATTAATTTTGCAAATTAATAATGACTAAGAATTACTAACGATTTTCTCTTAAAGCAAGTTATAAATGAAATTAGAAATCCTCACAAGGAATGAGAGCAATGAAATACAGAATGAGATAATATTACAGCTCAGAGATTTAATGAATAATAAAAATCTAGAGCCAGGTGATAAATTACCTTCAGAAAGAACATTGTCAGAGAAATTTGGTGTAAGTAGAAGTAGTGTTCGTGAAGCGATTCAGAAACTGGAATTTTACGGAATCTTAGTTTCTAAGCCTCAGAGCGGTACATTCGTTGCTGAAATAGGTCAAGTGGCCATGAATGGAATGGTTAACGACATTCTAAGGTTAGATGAGCCCGATTTTAAATCATTGGTAGAAACTAGAATTTTGTTAGAGCTTAAAACTGTGCGTCTGGCAGCTAGAAGAAGAACTGATGATGATTTGGAGCTAATGAAAAATGCCTTGGATGCTTATAGGGAAAAAGTTGAAAATGGAGAAGATGCAGTTCAAGAAGATTTGTTGTTTCATTTAGCCATAGCCAAAGCTAGTGGTAATAGTACAATGAATACTTTTATGTTGATTATAACACCTGAAATTCTTACCAATTTTGAAAAGTACCATGTTTGCGATAAGAATATGGCGTTCAGAGGTATTCAGGAGCATCAAGATATTTTTGATGCCATCAAGGAGCAAAATCCTCAATTGGCCAAAGAGAAGATGAAAGTACATTTTAAGAATCTTTATCAATTCTGCTATAATATTTAGGGTTGAGGTTGATACCCATATTGAAATACTTTTATAAATAATCCAATTTTGATTTTGAATTAGGTCAAAATAACTACTAAAAGAAAAACATGCCTAAATCATCTATTTGGAAAAAGATTTTAGCTCTAGTTTTAGCCTTTGGGCCAGGAATTTTTGCGATTGGTTATACCATTGGTACTGGAAGTGTTACCTCTATGATCGTGGCAGGGAGTACTTATGGAATGCAACTTTTATGGGTGTTGTTATTAAGTTGTGTTTTTTCGGGTTTGCTAATGTATGCCTATGGAAATTTTGCATTGGTAACGGGTGAAACAGCATTGTTTGCTTTTAAAAAGCATTTGAAGTGGGGCAAACTTATTGCAATTCTTATAATCTTAGGTATCTCATTTGGTCAATGGAATTCGCTAATGGGTATTCTGGGTATTTCTGCGAATATAATTTATGAAATCTTTCTTATTTATTCTCCAGGATTGGTCAATGCCAAATATGAGACAGTTCTAGCAATAGCCATTGCCGTGATAATTGTGTTTTATGGTTTATTGCTGGTAGGTAAATACGCTTTTTTTGAGAAAATTCTTGTAATTTTCGTTACAATAATGGGGCTTTCTTTCATCATTTCTTTATTTATGGTATATCCATTACCATTGGAAGTGGTAAAAGGTTTGGTGCCAACAATTCCAAAAGTTGAAGGTGGTCAAATGATGGTGGCTGCATTTGTTGGTACAACAATGGCTGCGGCCACATTCTTGTCAAGGCCATTATTTGTAAAAGGAAAAGGATGGACCATTAAAAATAGAAATCAACAAAAAAAAGATGCAATAATAGCGGCTTCATTGGTTTTCTTTATTAGTGCCTCCGTTATGGCAGTGGCTTGTGGAGCTCTTTTTCATCAAGGGCAGCCGGTAACCAAAGTATTGGACATGGTAAATACGCTTGAGCCCGTTGCTGGTAAATTTGCATTAACATTATTCTTCTTTGGAACTTTAAGTGCAGGGCTATCTTCAATATTTCCATGTTTATTGATAGCGCCAATATTATTGGCAGATTATCAATCTGGGGAGTTGGATACAAATTCAAAACAATTTAGAGTCATTACCGCAATAGCTTGTTTGTTCGCTTTAATAGTGCCGGTATACGGAGCAAACCCTATAGAAATGCAAATACTTTCTCAAGTATTTAATGTTTTTGTATTGCCATTGGTTATCCTGGGAATTATTTTGCTGATTAATAGCAAAAAACTTATGGCGCAATATAAGGCAGGTTTGTTGCTAAACATTGGTCTTTTTGCTGCCTTATTCTTCTCTTGTGTAATTTCCTATAATGGTATAGTGGCGTTGCTTGGTTATTTTTAAAATAATAGCGGTCAATTAATTTAAATGCTTTCCAACATTTTATTATAAAATGGTATAGATGTATCTTTATCCCCTATTATTCAAATTATATGGGATATTAGCTCAGTTGGTTTAGAGCGCTGCCTTGACAGGGCAGAGGTCACCGGTTCGAATCCAGTATATCCCACTATATGTTGTCTAAGACTCTTTCCAGTGCCATGCCTCTAGAGCCTTTTATAAGTAGTGTAGATTTAGGTGAAATTGAATTTGTTTTTAGATAAGCGTTTAAATCAGCAAATGATTTCAATTTCAATGAATTTGTAGTAGTTTGATAAAAATTCTCGCCTACAAAAATTACTTTTTCAAAGTTTAATCTTTTTGTTAAATCAACAATTGATTGATGTTCTTCATGGGATGAATTTCCTAACTCGAACATATCTCCCAAAATTAAAATTTTATTCGGCTTTTCTAATGTATGGAAATTTTCAAGTGCCACTTTCATACTTGAGGGATTGGCATTATAAGCATCTAAAATAATATAGTGCCCCTTGGTGTTTATAATTTGTGACCTGTTGTTATCTGGTATATATTTTTCAATAGCATATTTTATTTTGGGTAGTTCTATATTAAAATATTTGCCAATAATGATCGCAGCGCAACAGTTAGTGAAATTATATGTGCCAATAAGGTTACTGTTTATTTCAACATCTTCTACCTTTAGGTTTACAAATGGTTGTGCTTTTATAAGTTCAATATTGAAATACTTTGCTTGCGTAGTGCTGAAGCCATATTTCTTGGTGAAACCTTCTAGTTTTTCTAATTGGATGGGGTCGTCTGCATTTAGAAATACGGACTTGTTACTGCTAATTAAATAATCATATAGTTCACTTTTCCCTTTTATAACTCCTTCTACGCCACCAAAACCTTCTAAATGTGCTTTTCCAAAGTTGGTTATATAACCAAAATCAGGTTCGGCAATTTTACAAAGAAATTCAATTTCATTAAGGTGGTTGGCACCCATTTCAACTATAGCAATTTCTGTATCTGGTTTAATGGTCAGTAGTGTTAATGGCACTCCAATATGGTTGTTTAGATTACCTTTAGTGGCTATCGTTCTGTATGAAGTGCTTAAAACAGCGTTTATTAATTCTTTTGTAGTTGTTTTTCCATTACTGCCGGTTAAACTAATTACCTGTGCTTTACACTTTTTTCTATGGTAGTTTGCTAGGTCCTGCAATGTTTTAAGAACATTATCAACTAGAATTGTTTTGTTGTTTACAACATATTTTTCTTCATCAATCACCACATAACTGGCTCCGCAATCAAGAGCCTTTTGTGTATAAGTATTGCCGTTGAAATTCTCTCCTTTCAGAGCAAAGAAAATATCATTTTCCTTAATCTTTCGAGTGTCTGTACTAATAGAAGGGTTTGCTAAAAAGATAGCGTGTAAGTCGTGAATTTTCATAAAATCGAAGATAAAAAAAAGCCCTTTAAGAAAAGGGCTTTTTTAATACGTTAGATAAAAATTATTTTGCTTTTTTACCTCTAACTGTTTTGTTTTTTGTTTTTGATTTAGAGCCAACTCTAGACATTGCACATCTAAATCCTATATAGTCCGTAGCCATATATTGTGGTAAATATCTTCTTTGTGCAGGGTCTAACCAGTATGCTCTATCTCTCCAAGATCCACCTTTGTAAACTCTTACTTCATCATTGATCAAAGTAGTTCTGTTGTTAGATGAATCATAACCTTTTATAAGATTACCTAAAGAATCTCTTTCAACTGAATGCTTAGGAGAGTTGTACATTTTTTTCTTGGAATCCTCTTCGTCTCCATCGTTGAATCTATCATAGAATCTAGAAGAACCTGGATCTCCATCTCTATATCCTCTGTTGTCACTTGATGAGAAATTAGTTCTTAAGTATGTTTCTTCTTCATCTACGGGAACCATTTTAATTTCTCCCGGTAAATTTACGGCTACTACTTTTCCGTTAGGTAATGTATCGTAGACGATTGAATCTCTTAAAATATTTACTTTACCATCTTCGCCAATGGCTGTTTTCATGTAAATATTACCTCTGTAGTAGTTAAAATCACTTACCTCATCATCAACTATTGGTCTATATACATCCGCTACCCACTCGGCAACGTTACCGGCCATATCGTATAAACCTAAATCGTTAGGCTTGTAAGACATTACTTCGGCAGTAATATCTGCTCCGTCATCGGACCAACCTGCAATTCCGCCGTAATCACCCTTTGCTTGCTTAAAGTTGGCTAATTGATCACCACGACCTACACGTTGTCCGTTTCTGGTGTAATCGCCTTCCCAAGGATATTTTTTTCTACCTCTGTAATTGTTATATTCTCTTTGTCCAACCTGTGCTTGCGCTGCATATTCCCATTCAGTTTCAGTTGGTAATCTATATTCGGGCATAATGATACCGCTGCTTCTCTTGGCAAAAGTTGAAACGCTATCCTTTTTCTTTTTACCTTGTAATGAATCAATTTGTCCATTATATACAGATTCAGGTCTATTTAAATATGCCTCAGTACTGAAAGTGCCTTGTACTTCACCTGTAGCTGCTTGATATTTGGCGTCTTCAGATAAGTAACCTTCTCTTTCTAGCATAACTTCGTTTACACGATCTGTTCTCCATTCGGCAAATTGTGTTGCTTGGATCCAGTTTACGCCAACTACAGGGTATTCTGCATATGCAGGGTGTCTCAAGTAATTATTGGTCATGGTTTCATTAAAACCTAATCTGTTTCTCCATACCAATGTATCTGGCAATGCACCTACGTAAATGTTAGTGTATTTAGGGTTTTCTGGTGGATATACGCTTTTTAAATAATCAAGGTATTCCAAATACATTACGTTGGTTACCTCTGTCTCGTCCATATAAAAAGACTGTACATGTTGTGAAGTCGGAGTATTGTTCCAATCATGCATTACGTCATCTTGAACCTTACCTTTGGTAAACGTTCCACCTTCAACGAATACTAATCCAGGAGCGGTTTCTTGCTCTTTAAAATCGGTATTATATTGAAAACCACCTTCCTTGGCATTTATTTTCCAACCTGTAGCTCTAGAGGTGTTTTTAGAAGAAGATGAAGATTTTGAACAGCTACTAGCTGTTAAGCCTCCTACTATAACCGTGCACGAGAGTACAACTTTTACTAAATGTTTTTTCATAATTAGGACTTGAGTTCAATTGTCATATTAAATAGTAGTTTGGTTCCTATTTCAATATGATACTGTAATTTCTTTTAATTTGTTTGTCACTTTCGCTCAATAGAACGGTGTTTTTATAAGATTATTTTATAATTAAAAATAATTTTGAAAATCTAAAAAATAACCGTTGGTAAAATTGGGCCTTCTTTAAAGGTTAAACGGTTAAATCAACCAAATAGTATGGTCCGGGATAAAACTTTTAGAATGTGATAATAAGGCTTGTAATCTAAATTCGGAAAAAAGCAATGACTCTTATATACAGGTCAAAAAATAAAATCTTATAAAAAACTTAATATTCATGCAAGATAACGGGAAAATGTGCGTTTACATGTAAAATATTAGAGTTGAAATTACAGTAAACGCTATATTTCAACTTTGAAAATTATAAAAGAACAATTCTAAGATGAGAAAAATTTCATTTGTTTTCTTTGTATTGATTATCGGTAAAATATTTGCCCAAGACGACCAACGTGTAATTACAACGGCGGTGCCATTTCTAACAATAGCGGCAGATGCTAGGTCTGCTGGTATGGGTGATATGGGTGTGGCAACATCTACAGATGCTTTTTCTCAACAATGGAATCCTGCTAAATTTGCATTTGCTGAGCGTAAGATGGGCATTGGTGTGAGTTATACACCATATTTGGAAAGTATTATCACTGATATCTCTTTGCTAAATGCGAGTTTTTATAATAAAATTAACGAGCAAAGTGCATTTGCGGTCAGTTTGCGATATTTTACTTTAGGTGAAATTGAGTTAAGACAGTTTGCCAATGATCCAGGTACTATTGCAAAACCAAATGAGTTGGCATTGGATGGGTCATACTCATTAAAGTTAAGTCCTACTTTTTCAATGGCAGTTGGTGGGCGATATATAAGGTCTAATTTGAAATTACCACAGAACGGTAGTGAAGATTCACAAGCCGCAGGTTCATTTGCGGTAGATGTAGCCGGTTACTTTAGGTCTAGAGAAATAGCCTATAATAATTTTGATGGTAGATGGAGAGGTGGCTTCAACCTTTCTAATATTGGT
It encodes the following:
- a CDS encoding RagB/SusD family nutrient uptake outer membrane protein, which codes for MKHIKYIVFMITGVIFHSCSDDFLNPLPETAVAVESFFQSDADVLAGVIGIYDALQGVNENTTTNIGDANRGVQFEHLLTEHRTDNTRNATLEGSKSDFHRYVVNANNVESEDYYQSMYEVIFRANNILTFIDVADVENQAKYAAEAKFLRAYAYFNLVRLYSDVPLVTEVVGPTDNEALFTRIPEAQIYAQIVEDLQEAVNVLDNSAKARASKAAAQGILAKVYMTQPNKNYSGASQLCEAIINSGNFSLESNYSDVFYDELNDEIIFAVQYVAGNSAESQSFSSEFTSTFRQGREDGQNIVNDNLVADFVAYGGNRTEVSYVTFNTTSEVAKFLPEGTDLSVTPPDYGLSARDAGNDYIALRYADVLLMHVEAAIGDGTSTTDIGALESFQKIRDRAFPDTAPNTVSSVSKTELLRERRVELAFENQRWFDLLRFGVADQVLSAHAEEMGYVFSSRALLLPIPAREINISGGLLTQNPGY
- a CDS encoding PKD domain-containing protein translates to MAIVSAGMVASCVNDELFRDDLPDTNSKVDTVFPAANFSYAASSDDFRIINFTNLATEATVFEWDFGNGNTSTEQDPTFTFDGEGTYPVTLTAIDGNGVTGSTTIEVMVVEGPFQPIILEAGFEDDTLPEGGGDGRDSWRNSDLGGVIQITGSPVTFGDQGAKLPVPAGDRVGYQEITVEPDTNYDLSFWYTMLSGSSDPSLTVAVLGVTENGPFANKEEANDAIIASVTVTDDSEPDVYVQQKLSFNSGINNTVAIYFTNGEVEARLDDFTIEVGIPGAVPPSAGFDIAQSETNFLEYTFTNSSVNASTYEWDFGDGNTSTDESPTHVYETAADYVVTLNATNDSGLSTELTKNITILAPVSAAFSFEVDADDYRTYSFTDESVDAVMLLWEFGDGYQFTGMNPTHTYEEDGIYVVTLTAYSQTGNTSEATEQITISDGFIVEVVNGDFSDGSSSWKPSSFDGSNSNAFNTSSDGDSFDYTGADTGSKTPGAKYTSSTTMVGPLESLSRTSSSRAAYQEITVEPNKEYTIEFSAAITNSGDAVYVEILDGWFDGDGAAAFASSTGAGPLGRAVVDVANGKGNFTMGTDTFTSNASGQVTIWMYSLTTADAWVDNIKVYEAP
- a CDS encoding polysaccharide lyase family 7 protein, translating into MFLSVEATSQTMGGDLTESETKTEKRSKKKKRKKTKLPDIDLSHWKVTIPEGSGKGGAISVEPPEILDYANNDILKPYMFNDSTKGALTFYAYPTSATTANTKYSRSELREQMVPGDDNVNWTFKKGGSLKAKLSVDEVSRDKNGKYHKVIILQIHGRLTNEQKELIGQKDNNAPPVLKIYWQNGKIRVKTKKLKFADVNSVGILHEEAWTDDEGFNFEQEVGFGKFQIEVKVTDGKMVVSLNNTEFAVYDDFNMKRWGVFENYFKAGNYFQSRDEGSFAKVSFYDLEVKH
- a CDS encoding polysaccharide lyase family 7 protein; the protein is MKLRNSLVITKHFAISCLFMSWLSLCFLSCDSSSDEIESEVEQEVIEEEEIIEDEQEVEEEIEEVKVEGVDYFLPNIDLENWKVTLPIGSPDEVNPPEIIDYATDERLLPFMYNDSTDGALVFYTSPGSSTANSSYSRTELREQIVPGSNSTNWTFAQGGRMKGTLSVPEISVDDGGDFHRTLVMQIHGRLTNEQRDLIGENDNNAPPMLKIYWQKERVRVLTKKLKDVNATDEEILHTDAWEDNESHTFSEVVGNDKFTLEVVVSEGRMEIVLNDSESVVYNDIHIEKWGVFENYFKAGNYLQTIENNAFAYVKYYELEVVH
- a CDS encoding FadR/GntR family transcriptional regulator, with product MKLEILTRNESNEIQNEIILQLRDLMNNKNLEPGDKLPSERTLSEKFGVSRSSVREAIQKLEFYGILVSKPQSGTFVAEIGQVAMNGMVNDILRLDEPDFKSLVETRILLELKTVRLAARRRTDDDLELMKNALDAYREKVENGEDAVQEDLLFHLAIAKASGNSTMNTFMLIITPEILTNFEKYHVCDKNMAFRGIQEHQDIFDAIKEQNPQLAKEKMKVHFKNLYQFCYNI
- a CDS encoding Nramp family divalent metal transporter, translated to MPKSSIWKKILALVLAFGPGIFAIGYTIGTGSVTSMIVAGSTYGMQLLWVLLLSCVFSGLLMYAYGNFALVTGETALFAFKKHLKWGKLIAILIILGISFGQWNSLMGILGISANIIYEIFLIYSPGLVNAKYETVLAIAIAVIIVFYGLLLVGKYAFFEKILVIFVTIMGLSFIISLFMVYPLPLEVVKGLVPTIPKVEGGQMMVAAFVGTTMAAATFLSRPLFVKGKGWTIKNRNQQKKDAIIAASLVFFISASVMAVACGALFHQGQPVTKVLDMVNTLEPVAGKFALTLFFFGTLSAGLSSIFPCLLIAPILLADYQSGELDTNSKQFRVITAIACLFALIVPVYGANPIEMQILSQVFNVFVLPLVILGIILLINSKKLMAQYKAGLLLNIGLFAALFFSCVISYNGIVALLGYF
- a CDS encoding UDP-N-acetylmuramoyl-tripeptide--D-alanyl-D-alanine ligase, whose product is MKIHDLHAIFLANPSISTDTRKIKENDIFFALKGENFNGNTYTQKALDCGASYVVIDEEKYVVNNKTILVDNVLKTLQDLANYHRKKCKAQVISLTGSNGKTTTKELINAVLSTSYRTIATKGNLNNHIGVPLTLLTIKPDTEIAIVEMGANHLNEIEFLCKIAEPDFGYITNFGKAHLEGFGGVEGVIKGKSELYDYLISSNKSVFLNADDPIQLEKLEGFTKKYGFSTTQAKYFNIELIKAQPFVNLKVEDVEINSNLIGTYNFTNCCAAIIIGKYFNIELPKIKYAIEKYIPDNNRSQIINTKGHYIILDAYNANPSSMKVALENFHTLEKPNKILILGDMFELGNSSHEEHQSIVDLTKRLNFEKVIFVGENFYQTTTNSLKLKSFADLNAYLKTNSISPKSTLLIKGSRGMALERVLDNI